The Gemmatimonadota bacterium nucleotide sequence GGCGCGACGGCCGCGAATCGCGCAACCTGCGTTGAGCAGGTGTCGCAAGCTGAAGGAATTCGAAGCGCGTTAAGTGGTTTGACGCAGTGATCGTAGACGAACACATGCCGCGGAAGGATCCAGGTCCGGCCGCGGCATTTAACCGCGGAATCATGCCGCAACATTCAATCGCCAAATTGGATTAAAAAAGGAGTCGAAACATGAGATACCGTCTTCACCTGGCCATACTCGGCCTGATCATGACTGCGTTTGTCGTAAACGACGCGGCCGCGCAGCGAGGCGGATTCGGCCGCGGGGGCGGCCGTGGCCAGAACAACGCCATGATGGAACGAATGCGGGCGGTGAGTACCTTCCCGGTCGACCGTATCTGGCACGTGTTGAGCATCCGGATGGACACGACCGACGAACAGGTGCTCCAATTGCGCCCGGTCGTGAAGGAAGCCTCGTCTCAGAAGGCCGCGCTGGTGGAGCAGGCCACGAAGTCCGAGGACTGGAGCTGGCTGCGCGAACAACTGGAAGCGAATGAAAAGCAGTTTAAGGAGAACCTGAAGGGCATGCTTTCCGCCGACGAGTTTAAAGCGTTCGAGCAACTGGCGGAGGAAGCGTCAAGCCTGATGCCGGACAGGCAAGGCAGGCCCAGGCGTTGACGGTGCGGGTTCACCTGGTCCGTCCGGCTTACCCGGGTTCGCCGGGATTCGCCGGGATCGCACGGACCCGCCTATCCCGACCACCGATCTATTTTCTCTTCATCCAGGTCCATACCCAACCCCGGATTCTCGAAAGGAGCGAGTTCACCGCCGTCGAGGGTGAAGGGGTTGGCGCATACATCGTCCCGAAGCAAGCCGGGCCCCACCAGGTCCGAGGGTACCTCGACGTTCGCCGATGAAACGGCGAGATGCACCGACGCCGCGGTACCGGGTCCCAGTTCGATGGTGCTGCCCAGCAAGGCGGGCATCCCCGCAGTCTCCGCGGCGTGGAGCAGGCGGCCCGCGCGGCGAAGCCCGCCGGCCTGGCAAGGGACGACGTTGACGATGTCCACGGCGCGGTGGCGGATCAGGGCCGTCATGAAGGCGTCCCCGAGATCGGCGACATGCTCGATGATGGGTATGGGGGAGCGGCGGCGGACTTTCGCCAGCGCTTCGGCAATGCCCTCCGCATCCGCTTCAATCCGGGCGGGATCCTCCCGCGACATGGGCCGTGAGAGCGCGCGAATCGGCGTCTCGCACGCGTCGGCCCCGGCCTCCGCCATGTCGCGCAGCCTGGCCAGGGCCTCGTCTTCCTCCCAGTAACCGCTGGCATCCACCTTGATGTAGGCTTCGGGTCCCGCAATCCTGCGTGTAAGTCTCACCCGCTCGAGGTCCCGTTCGTGGTCCTCGCCCACCTTGAGCTTGAAGGCCTTCATGCCCGATCCCACTTGGTCGGCAACCTCCCGCTCAAGAGCACGCAGTTCGTCTTCGAGCGTGGCGTCGCCGCGCAGATAGGCCACCCAGGAAACGGATGCGGCGCGCCGGCACCGGCCGCCCAGGAGTTCGTACAACGGAAGGCTGTGCGTCTTTCCGACCAGGTCGAGCAACGCACATTCGACGCCGAAGAGCATCAATTGCCGGAGTTCGGGGTACCAGTCGCCGGGAAGCGCCTCGTCGACACTGTCATAGAGGCTGCGCCACGCGCGCACGTCGCCGTCGGCCAGCACGTCACTGCCGGCCAGCACGTCGCCACCGGCCAGCACGCCGGACAACAGGTCCCGCAGCACCGTGGGTGTAGGGGCGTCCATCCGCGGCGCGATATCGGAGACCTCGCCGATACCGGTCAAGCCATCCGGCGTCTTCAATTCGATGATCTGGTAGGTGGACCGACCGTGATCGATGGTGGCCTTCAGTAACTTGGGGTCCGCGCAGTAGGTATCGTAGATGCGCGGTACGGCCACCTGGCGCACGCGGACGTCGGAGATTCGCATTTCGGTATGTTACCGCCGTCGAGTTCCGGGGTCAATGGCATCTTCATTCGTCGTTCGCGCGGTTTCCCTGCCGGTTGCAACTTGCCTGAAGGGTACATAGTCTATATCTTTAAAGAGCCAGATTCCGAACACACAACCCGACTACACAGGGGAAGTACCTCATGTCTCGATATTTGAAACTGGTCTTGATGACCGGCTTGATCGCGCTGATGGGTGGTTTTTTGCAGACCGGACCGGGCGCGGAGCGTTCGGTGGCGACCGATCGCCTGCGTTCGGCCGACGACGCGGCGCGGACCGCGGAAAGCGCGATAAGCGCCGTGCCAATCTCGAAAAGCGCTGAAAACGCGGAACGAACTATCCGGGAGATCACCGGACTGTTCGGTCCATTCGGTCCGGAGGAAGCCTACGCCCGCCGCGGTTTCGGCGGTTTCCGGAGTTCACGGTCCCTTTGGAATCGCCGCAGTTCCTTTGGCCGGCGCAGCCCTTTCTCCCGGAGCAACACGGCTGCCGCCACGCGGCAGACACCGGCCCGCACGACGCGGCAATCCGCCACGCCGGCGCGCAGCACGTCGGCCGGGCAACCCTCGGCCACCGCGGCGCGTTCGACCCGGGCAGGCGCCGCATCCACCGGCCGGGCCACGGCGCGGTCTTCGGTCATGGGCCGGCGGGTCCAGAGCGAAACGGCGCGCCGGTCGCTGGCCACGCACCAGTCCAGGCAGGCCGGTTTCGCCCGGTCGTCCAACTCGGCCGCCAATACGAGCACCTACCGGGATAACGGCCTCTACAACCGGGGCTCGCAGAACCGCACGTCCTACGACAACTACTACGCAGGCCGAGACAGTTATTATGGGGGCATGGGCTGGAGGACGCCGGGATACGCCTTCATGTCATACCCCAGCTTCGGCATGTGGGACGCCCTGTTCATGTGGTCCATGCTGGACATGATGAGCAGCCGCCGTCACTACGCTGTGGCCCATCACCATGCCAACGACCCGGGGTACCAGGAATGGCGCGGCGAGGCCGAGCGCCTGGCCGAGGACAACGCGGAACTGCGTGCGAAGCTGGACGAGCTGGACCGACAGGTCGCCACGCTGGAAGGCACGCCGAGAGATCCCGAATACCTGCCGCCCGGCGTCACCCCGGCGATCGCCCTGGCCGCCGAAGTCGTGGCCACCGCCGATCCGAACCAACCCCGCATTACGGTGAATACGGGGGTGGCGAATGGCAATTACCATCGATTCGGCCAGATCCTGCAGACGCACCTGCCTGATTTCGACGTGATGCTCGAGACGACGGCGGGTTCGGAGGAGAACCTGAACAACCTGGTCCAGAACCAGGTCGACGCGATCCTCGTGCAGAGCGACATCCTGAACTCCTACCTGCGCAGGAACCCTGACGCGGAAGACCAACTGGTCGGGCTGCAGTCGACCCTGTACACCGAGTACGTGCAACTGATCGTCAACGAGGACGGCGGCATCGCGAGCGTCTCCGACCTCGAGCCGAACACCCATATCGTGTACGTCGGCCCCCGGGGTTCGGGGACGCACAGGGCCTGGGAGGGCTTCGTCCTGCAGGATCCGAGGTACGGGGAGTTCAATACGCGGTTCGCCAGCTACGAGGAAGCGTTGAGCCAGGTGGCGGGAGATGCCAATTCGGTCATGCTGTTCGTCGCCGGCCTCAACTCGGAGCTGCTCAAGGAGGCGGACCGCCAGTACGGACTGCAGTTGAGCATGGTCGCCGTGGACGAGCACTATTTCAGCACGGCCGTGGACCAGTTCGGAAACACGATCTACGAGGTGGCGACGATCCCCCACGAGACCTATCCCGAGCTGCAGGAAGGCTGGCTCTTCGGCTATTTCGACAGCAGCGTCGAGACGCTCACGGTGGACGCCATCCTGATCCTGTCCAAGCAGTGGGTGGATACCTACGGCAGCAAGCCGATGACCCTCTTCGAGGACGCCCTGTGGCGGTCCATCGACGACATCAAGCCCATCGTGGGCGAGGAGTAGCGCTAAGGCCCGATGAGCTTTCACATCATTCGTTCCGTAGCGAAGAAGCAGGCGAAAGAGGCGGCTGGTTTTTTTCGGAAGAAACCCGAGCGGGTCGACCAGGACCTGCCCCTGGGCGTCGCCATCGACCGGTTGGTCGACATTGATGCTGTCGCGTCGTCCACCTTTACCGGTCTCGTCCATTTCAACTTTCCCTCCTTTCCCATGGCCATCGAGGCGATCGGAAAGATCGACCTCGGCGAAGGGGCCATGGCCTACCGGTGCTATCTCCAGGATACCTCGGCGTTTCTCCAGGTGGTGTCGGACCACGGGGAGCCCGTGGAATGCCGCCTGTACGTGCTCGACCGGGATCTGTATCCCCATTCCGAGGAAGTCTGGGAACAGTGGCTGAACAGCACGGACGGCATCATAGGATCCCCGGAAGTGCTGCACGGCGACGGGGAGGAAAGAAGCTACCAGCGGGAATGGATGGACGGCGACGGGCAGTCTGCCCCGGTACAGGTCGACGAGCGGATCATCCGCGACGCGTACGGAGAGCAGGTCTTCGAGGAAACCCAGCAGGCCATGTCCTACTTCCGGGTGGCGAGCGGGGATCCCCACAACCCGGAAGATCCCGAGCGCGTGGACGAATTCCTGTTGATCAGCGCGGGCGACGGCGTTATAGAACTGTATCTGGGCGTGGCATTGATGCTCGAGGAAGTCACGGTTATTTAAACGCGAAAGGATGAAAAAATGATCTGGAAGTTTCTCTCCCGCGTCGGCAAGAAACAGGCCGGCAACGCCCTGGAGTCCTTCACCCAGGCCGTGGTGGCCTTCGACCCGGAAACCGCCTCCGAGGCGCAGATCTCCCTCATGGAAGAGGAACTCGATAAGCTCGGGAAGCGGGTCGGCAAGGCCGAGATGGACGTGAAGAAGGACCATGAAGAGACGCAGGCGCTGTTGACGCAGTACGACCGGTACCTGGCCGCCGCCGAACGGATCGAAGGCCAGCTCGAAGGGGCGGACGAGGCCCAGCGGCCCAAGCTGGAGGAGAGCCTGGAGAAGCTGGTCGCGGAACTGGAGCGTCTGAACCCGGAGATCGAACGGGAGCGCCAGGAGGACCAGGAAGCGGAGGCCTTCGCGACCGAGCTGCGCCAGGCCTACGATGTGGCAGCGGAGAAGCTCAAGAAGGCGCAGGTCCAGCTGAAACAGGCCCAGCGCCGCATGGAGCAGGCCCGTATGAAGAAGGAGCGGTCCCTCGAACGTGCCGAGGGCGTACGGCAGGCCGCGGGACTGAGCAGTTCAATGGGCGGTCTCGACACGGCCCTCAACGCCATGGACAAGGAGACGGAGAAGGCGGAGACGACCTCCCGTGCCGCGGAGCTGAAGATCGGCGCCTTCGGCCAGACCGAAATCAGCGATGATCCAAACATCGCGGCGGCCCTTGAAGCGGCCGACAAACCCGCGCTACCCGCTTCGTCGACGCGGGACCGGCTGGCGGCCCTGCGTTCCAGGAAGTCCTGAGACCGTCGCAGGATCTGAAATCAAAGGCTCACCCGATGCGAAAAGCGGACGGTGGGCCTTTCTCTTTAAATATGCCT carries:
- a CDS encoding DUF2491 family protein, with the protein product MSFHIIRSVAKKQAKEAAGFFRKKPERVDQDLPLGVAIDRLVDIDAVASSTFTGLVHFNFPSFPMAIEAIGKIDLGEGAMAYRCYLQDTSAFLQVVSDHGEPVECRLYVLDRDLYPHSEEVWEQWLNSTDGIIGSPEVLHGDGEERSYQREWMDGDGQSAPVQVDERIIRDAYGEQVFEETQQAMSYFRVASGDPHNPEDPERVDEFLLISAGDGVIELYLGVALMLEEVTVI